One genomic window of Macrobrachium rosenbergii isolate ZJJX-2024 chromosome 51, ASM4041242v1, whole genome shotgun sequence includes the following:
- the LOC136833108 gene encoding protein NYNRIN-like, translating into MEKFVWHSIQKDTTAWARQCMQCQTSEVGRHTKSGVGEFPQPKRRFGHIHVDVVGPLPPSGGARYLLTIVDLSTRWPEATLMEKATSSACAEALLSSWISRFGVPDDITIDRGPAFLSELWTPLARLMGTTHHSTNTYNLQPVEWWKDSTDL; encoded by the coding sequence atggagaagttcgtctggcacagcatacaAAAGGAcacgacggcctgggcaagacaatgtatgcagtgtcagacaagtgaagtagggcggcacaccaaATCTGGAGTGGGCGAATTCCCTCAGCCAAAGAGACGTTTTGGGCACATTCACGTCGACGTAGTAGGACcacttcccccatcaggaggagccagatacctactgACAATCGTCGACCTCTCCACCAGATGGCCCGAAGCCACGCTCATGGAaaaagccacctccagtgcatgtgcggaagccctcctctccagctggatcagccggttcggtgtcccggatgACATAACTATagacaggggacccgctttcctgtctgagctgtggacccccctggcacgtctaatggggaccactcaccacagcaccaacACCTACAACCTGCAGCCAgtggaatggtggaaagattccacagatctctga
- the LOC136833109 gene encoding uncharacterized protein codes for MILVDTGTMRLVFPPSGEDFRRPLDPTTCLTATNRSLILSYGTKLLSISILGRRYNWEFIIADVRTPPLGADFLAHFSLAVDVGSKHLLDIQTCQSLPLSPGPREPTICSIAPHQYGSLLKEFPEVFKPELRQMPGTPVKHRIYHHIKMKGHPTHAKFR; via the coding sequence atgatttTGGTCGACACTGGAACCATGCGTTtggtgtttccaccttcaggagaggacttCAGACGACCGCTGGACCCGACTACCTGCCTGACAGCCACAAACAGGTCCctcatcctctcctacggcaccaagctcctgtcaatctccatccttggccggaggtacaactgggagttcatcattGCAGACGTCAGGACTCCACCCCTaggggcggacttcctcgcccacttcagtctggcagttgacgtcggcaGCAAACACCTGCTAGACATCCAGACTTGCCaatccctgcccttgtcgccaggccccagggagcccaccaTTTGTTCCatcgcgccccaccagtatggttccctcctaaaggagttcccggaggtcttcaaacccgagctccgccagatgcccgGGACTCCTGTCAAACACAGGATATACCACCATATTAAGATGAAGGGCCACCCGACGCACGCGAAGTTCCGATGA